In the Nicotiana tabacum cultivar K326 chromosome 16, ASM71507v2, whole genome shotgun sequence genome, one interval contains:
- the LOC107785316 gene encoding serine/threonine/tyrosine-protein kinase HT1 has translation MASSCFNPFRLRRSKSKPLSVPSSSRTQWNSADMTTMEKKRFDSVESWSMILESDNVETWETSKEDQKEEWTADLSQLFIGNKFASGAHSRIYRGIYKQRAVAVKMVRIPTHKEETRAKLEQQFKSEVALLSRLYHPNIVQFIAACKKPPVYCIITEYMSQGTLRMYLNKKEPYSLSTETVLRLALDISRGMEYLHSQGVIHRDLKSSNLLLNDAMRVKVADFGTSCLETQCREAKGNMGTYRWMAPEMIKEKPYTRKVDVYSFGIVLWELTTALLPFQGMTPVQAAFAVAEKNERPPLPASCQPALAHLIKRCWAANPSKRPDFTHIVSALEKYDECVKEGLPLTLHSGLVSRNAIIERLKGCVSMRSSSIPVHV, from the exons ATGGCTAGTTCTTGTTTCAATCCGTTTAGGCTACGACGATCGAAAAGCAAACCATTATCAGTACCATCATCATCAAGAACACAGTGGAATTCAGCAGATATGACAACAATGGAAAAGAAGAGATTTGATAGTGTAGAGTCATGGTCAATGATATTAGAATCTGATAATGTTGAAACTTGGGAAACATCAAAGGAAGATCAAAAAGAAGAATGGACAGCTGATTTATCTCAGCTTTTTATTGGTAATAAATTTGCCTCAGGTGCACATAGTAGGATTTATAGAGGAATTTACAAGCAAAGAGCAGTTGCTGTGAAAATGGTGAGGATTCCAACTCACAAGGAGGAGACTAGAGCTAAACTTGAACAACAATTCAAGTCTGAAGTTGCTCTGCTTTCTCGCCTCTATCATCCCAACATAGTCCAG TTCATCGCGGCTTGTAAAAAACCTCCTGTATACTGTATCATTACAGAATACATGTCACAAGGAACTCTGAGGATGTACCTAAACAAGAAAGAACCATATTCACTTTCAACAGAAACTGTTCTAAGGTTAGCACTTGATATATCAAGAGGAATGGAGTATCTTCATTCACAAGGGGTTATCCATAGAGACCTGAAATCGAGTAATTTACTTCTAAATGATGCGATGCGCGTTAAGGTGGCTGATTTTGGCACGTCGTGTCTTGAAACACAGTGCAGAGAGGCTAAAGGTAATATGGGAACGTATCGATGGATGGCACCGGAGATGATCAAAGAGAAACCTTATACTCGGAAAGTTGATGTTTACAGTTTTGGGATTGTGCTGTGGGAACTTACTACAGCATTGTTGCCATTTCAAGGAATGACACCAGTTCAGGCTGCTTTTGCTGTTGCTGAAAAG AACGAACGACCACCCTTGCCAGCGAGTTGTCAACCCGCACTAGCACATCTGATAAAGCGCTGCTGGGCAGCTAACCCTTCAAAAAGGCCAGATTTCACACACATTGTATCTGCTCTAGAAAAATATGATGAATGTGTCAAAGAAGGACTTCCATTGACACTTCATTCAGGGCTAGTTAGTCGAAACGCCATTATTGAACGCTTGAAAGGCTGTGTATCCATGAGATCTTCATCTATACCTGTACATGTCTGA
- the LOC107785313 gene encoding uncharacterized protein LOC107785313, protein MKKLYSKGTVHPITPPPLVLSDQLSLLPATILTLFSALPQEDRQVLAYLIACNNSSTNFSNNLGNSSTHKNNNNCCYCFNCYMSYWIKWDSSPNRQLIHEIIDAFEDMGLQKKKGKSKKQRRNKNKGSSYGGSCEVKKTEICESDSLKENTCSYDNGYREEEFGVEKGSVRTFVSFLGESLWSIWNI, encoded by the coding sequence ATGAAGAAGCTTTATAGTAAAGGCACAGTTCATCCAATTACTCCTCCACCTTTGGTATTATCAGACCAACTTTCTTTGTTACCAGCTACAATCTTGACACTATTTTCAGCTTTACCTCAAGAAGATAGACAAGTCTTGGCTTATTTAATTGCTTGTAATAATTCCTCCACCAATTTTTCCAACAATCTTGGAAACTCTAGTACTCATAAGAATAACAACAATTGCTGTTACTGTTTCAACTGCTACATGAGTTACTGGATAAAATGGGATTCATCACCTAATCGTCAACTTATTCATGAGATTATAGATGCTTTTGAAGATATGGGGTTgcagaagaaaaaaggaaagagcAAGAAACAAAGGAGAAATAAAAACAAAGGATCGTCATATGGTGGTTCATGTGAAGTGAAAAAGACTGAAATTTGTGAGTCTGATTCTTTGAAGGAAAATACCTGTAGCTATGATAATGGTTATAGAGAAGAGGAATTTGGAGTTGAAAAAGGGTCTGTGAGAACGTTTGTAAGTTTTCTTGGGGAAAGCTTGTGGAGTATTTGGAATATCtga
- the LOC107785314 gene encoding mediator of RNA polymerase II transcription subunit 11-like — protein sequence MDLQSQNTSLQRLQNVEKRIVRVLELAGGVMDEMANPSGPRKELINNHCSEFMQLIKDIQVTLREEIKSACEYRPFEKCDYVPRISNEICCKKLEYVISQFDDMKRTIDGYHAAALDHMTLD from the exons ATGGATTTACAAAGCCAGAATACTTCGTTGCAGCGGCTGCAAAATGTTGAGAAG AGGATAGTTAGAGTTCTGGAGCTAGCAGGAGGTGTAATGGATGAAATGGCAAATCCAAGTGGTCCGAGGAAGGAGCTTATTAACAACCATTGCAGTGAGTTTATGCAACTAATCAAG GACATCCAGGTCACACTGCGAGAAGAAATCAAAAGCGCATGTGAATATCGTCCTTTTGAGAAGTGTGACTATGTACCAAGAATATCAAACGAGATCTGTTGCAAGAAACTAGAATATGTCATTTCTCAGTTTGATGATATGAAGCGAACAATTGATGGTTATCATGCTGCAGCGTTAGACCATATGACCCTAGATTAG